A single genomic interval of Penaeus vannamei isolate JL-2024 chromosome 21, ASM4276789v1, whole genome shotgun sequence harbors:
- the LOC138865569 gene encoding protein DR_1172-like produces MTTKGYHIELRSLQFVLTSDMFRHVVPIAPSRRRGKSLGEDGVGKTGSLDRERPPRRSFIAETRERMKKSVSLDRRSMPGLSRSKSSSRDKVNQSRESIAGKPRKGKKKDATGISHGAVAGAAAAGAAAAAAGAVLVSSAADDAAADAAADATEAVADAAADVIDDVADAAADATDAVEDAAADVTDAAEDAAADATDAAEDVAADATDAAEDAAADATDAAEDAAADATDAAEDAAADATDAAEDAADVTDAVEDAAADATDVAEDAAADATDAAEDAAADATDAAEDDAAADATDAAEDAAADATDAAEDAAADATDAAEDDAADATDAAEDAAADATDAADDAAADATDAAEDAAADATDAADAAADATDAAEDAAADATDAAEDAEADATDAVAAAVEDANADIVDEAAKAVVLLRDEAEEVASVGAEALEDPGAEVDAAAADATDAAEDAAADATDATEDAAADATDAMQQQMPLMLQKMQQQMPLTLQKMQQKMQQQMPLMM; encoded by the exons ATGACTACAAAGGGTTACCACATCGAGTTACGTTCGTTACAGTTCGTCTTGACTTCTGACATGTTCAGGCAC GTCGTGCCGATAGCTCCGTCGAGGAGGCGGGGAAAGAGCCTGGGAGAGGATGGCGTCGGCAAGACGGGCTCCCTCGACCGCGAGCGGCCTCCTCGGCGCTCCTTCATAGCAGAGaccagagaaagaatgaaaaagtccGTTTCGCTCGACCGGCGGAGCATGCCTGGCCTCAGCCGAAGCAAGTCGTCAAGTCGCGACAAAGTCAATCAGTCGCGGGAATCAATCGCTGGCAAgccaaggaagggaaagaaaaaggacgcCACCGGCATCTCCCACGGCGCCGTCGCAGGCGCTGCTGCAGCTGGAGCAGCAGCTGCGGCTGCGGGAGCTGTCTTGGTTAGTAGTGCTGCTGACGACGCTGCAGCAGATGCAGCAGCTGATGCCACTGAAGCTGTagcagatgcagcagcagatgtcATCGATGATGTagcagatgcagcagcagatgccactgatgctgtagaagatgcagcagcagatgtcacggatgctgcagaagatgcagcagcagatgccactgatgctgcagaggatgtagcagcagatgccactgatgctgcagaagatgcagcgGCAGATGCCACGGATGCTGctgaagatgcagcagcagatgccactgatgctgcagaagatgcagcagcagatgccactgatgctgcagaagatgcagcagaTGTCACGGATGCTGTAGAAGATGCTGCTGCAGATGCCACTGATGTTGCAgaggatgcagcagcagatgccactgatgctgcagaagatgcagcagcagatgccacggatgctgcagaagat gatgcagcagcagatgcgaCTGATGCTGCAgaggatgcagcagcagatgccactgatgctgcagaagatgcagcagcagatgccactgatgctgcagaggat gatgcagcagatgccactgatgctgcagaggatgcagcagcagatgctaCTGATGCTGCAgatgatgcagcagcagatgccacggatgctgcagaagatgcagcagcagatgccactgatgcagca gatgcagcagcagatgccactgatgctgcagaagatgcagcagcagatgccactgatgctgcagaagatgcagaAGCAGATGCCACAGATGCTGTAGCAGCTGCAGTAGAAGATGCCAACGCAGATATCGTTGATGAAGCAGCCAAGGCTGTTGTCCTCCTGAGGGACGAGGCTGAGGAAGTGGCGAGCGTGGGCGCTGAGGCTCTGGAGGATCCAGGAGCGGAGGTCGATGCTGCTGCTGCAGATGCCACcgatgctgcagaagatgcagcagcagatgccactgatgctacagaagatgcagcagcagatgccactgatgct atgcagcagcagatgccactgatgctgcagaagatgcagcagcagatgccactgacgttgcagaagatgcagcagaagatgcagcagcagatgccactgatgatGTAG